The following are from one region of the Silene latifolia isolate original U9 population chromosome 9, ASM4854445v1, whole genome shotgun sequence genome:
- the LOC141602490 gene encoding uncharacterized protein LOC141602490, whose product MDLSSHNQSSDAADNIPVITADSNPDVIAPSAARNRNQSSAARNRNRNIRVVSGLLRRGGGFRWTDEMHHRFLEAVNSLGGLNQATPENILELMNVNNLTVETVNSHLRMHRTIIRGHMQLPYMSWAPGECRRSYISG is encoded by the exons ATGGATCTCTCTTCTCATAATCAATCATCTGATGCTGCTGATAATATTCCGGTAATTACTGCTGATAGTAACCCAGATGTCATTGCTCCATCAGCAGCCCGTAATCGTAATCAATCATCAGCAGCCCGTAATCGTAATCGTAATATTCGGGTCGTTTCGGGTTTACTTCGTCGTGGTGGTGGTTTTCGATGGACAGATGAGATGCATCATAGGTTTCTTGAAGCCGTCAATTCCTTGGGTGGTCTTAATC AAGCCACTCCCGAAAACATTCTCGAATTGATGAATGTTAACAACTTAACTGTAGAAACAGTCAACTCCCATCTCAGG ATGCATAGGACCATTATTCGGGGACACATGCAGTTACCTTACATGTCTTGGGCCCCGGGTGAATGCCGTCGGAGTTATATTTCAGGTTAA